From a region of the Cucumis sativus cultivar 9930 chromosome 6, Cucumber_9930_V3, whole genome shotgun sequence genome:
- the LOC101207368 gene encoding protein ENHANCED DISEASE RESISTANCE 2-like: MGAPIEDGKMEGWLYLIRSNRFGLQYSQKRYFVLQDDCLKSFKSVPVSGNEEPNRSAVIDSYIRVTDNGRESIHRKVFFIFTLHNTVNQNDRLKLGASSPEDAARWIRSLLDTTLKGCSDPTRNFRDRSKRQYPVLRFRGSKRMDWKASIDWTVCSSVQMEAMTSDVIAPSPWKIFGCQNGLRLFKEAKDNDSHRRQWDDHPAIMAVGMVCGTSEEIFRTLMSLGPSRSEWDFCFLRGSLVEHLDGHTDIIHMQLYRDWLPWGMKKRDFLLRRYWRREDDGTYVLLYHSVFHMKFPPQKGYVRACLKSGGYVVTPVNQGKHSLVKHMLAVDWKFWKLYLRPSSARAITIRMVERLAALRELFRAKVGDSSSEFSSSSRDLRHFELPQSEMDEIKTEIQSPETMRKIKEAFSKENEAEMPRASLIGLNDAVDEFFDVPEPSELDLYENEWTSDLTLQQLNMSQNKLSTAAVFVKKLHDLAVQKKGYAELPELPREESMAYSYGSTLPKDLNFSTPCSVASADPSLFLIRGENYLKDSQKIKANGTLMQLVGADWLRSDRREDNLGGRPGSIVQKYAERGGPEFFFVVNIQVPGTTMYTLAMYYMMRTPLESSPLLKNFVEGDDAFRNSRFKLIPYISQGSWIVKQSVGKKACLVGHALEVHYFRGKNYLEVEIDVGSSTVARGVVSLVLGYLNNLVIEMAFVIQGNTQEELPEILLGTCRLNHLDVAKSLLVKP; the protein is encoded by the exons ATGGGGGCTCCTATTGAAGACGGCAAAATGGAAGGTTGGCTCTATCTCATCCGCTCTAACCGTTTCGGCTTGCAATACTCGCAGAAGCGATACTTCGTTCTTCAAGATGATTGCCTCAAGAGCTTTAAATCTGTCCCTGTTTCCGGGAACGAG GAACCAAATAGAAGTGCAGTGATTGACTCCTATATACGAGTTACAGATAATGGGAGGGAGAGTATTCATAGAAAA gtattcttcatcttcacaCTTCATAATACTGTCAATCAAAATGATCGACTCAAG TTGGGAGCCAGCAGTCCAGAAGATGCAGCAAGATGGATCCGCTCTCTGCTTGATACTACGTTGAAG GGCTGTTCGGATCCAACAAGAAATTTCAGGGATCGCTCTAAGAGACAGTATCCAGTTTTAAG ATTTCGTGGGTCAAAAAGAATGGACTGGAAGGCTTCAATAGACTGGACTGTCTGTTCCTCTGTACAAATGGAAGCAATGACATCTGATGTTATTGCACCTTCCCCATGGAAAATTTTTGGTTGCCAAAATG GTTTACGGCTTTTCAAAGAAGCAAAGGATAATGATTCTCATCGGAGG CAATGGGATGATCATCCCGCTATAATGGCAGTGGGTATGGTTTGTGGAACTTCCGAAGAAATTTTTCGGACCCTTATGTCTCTTGGCCCATCAAGATCAGA ATGGGACTTCTGCTTCCTCCGTGGAAGTTTGGTCGAACACCTTGACGGTCATACAGATATCATACATATGCAACTATATCGTGATTGGTTACCTTG GGGAATGAAAAAGCGAGATTTTCTTTTGCGTCGGTATtggagaagagaagatgatGGCACATATG TTCTACTATATCATTCTGTGTTTCACATGAAGTTTCCACCACAGAAAGGCTACGTTCGTGCTTGCCTTAAAA GTGGAGGATATGTTGTAACTCCAGTAAACCAAGGTAAACACTCTCTAGTAAAACACATGCTTGCAGTCGATTGGAAGTTCTGGAAACTTTACCTGCGCCCTTCATCAGCCAGAGCTATTACTATACGAATGGTAGAGAGGCTTGCAG CACTAAGAGAGCTTTTCAGAGCCAAGGTTGGTGACTCTTCGTCTGAGTTCTCATCATCAAGTAGAGATCTTAGACACTTTGAGTTGCCCCAAAGTGAAATGGACGAGATAAAGACAGAAATACAGTCTCCTGAAACAATGAGGAAAATCAAAGAGGCGTTTTCAAAAGAGAATGAAGCGGAAATGCCCCGTGCTAGTTTGATTGGACTGAATGATgctgttgatgaatttttcgACGTTCCTGAACCTTCAGAACTTGACCTCTATGAGAATGAATGGACGTCTGACTTGACTTTGCAACAGCTG AATATGTCTCAGAACAAACTATCAACAGCAGCTGTTTTTGTGAAAAAGTTGCACGATCTTGCTG TTCAGAAGAAGGGTTATGCAGAATTACCCGAGTTGCCCAGAGAAGAAAGTATGGCATACTCGTATGGATCCACACTTCCAAAAGACTTAAACTTTTCTACTCCCTGCAGTGTAGCATCAGCAGATCCCTCTTTGTTTTTGATACGCGGAGAAAACTATTTGAAGGACAGCCAGAAG ATCAAGGCAAATGGCACGTTGATGCAACTGGTTGGTGCAGACTGGCTAAGGTCTGACAGACGAGAAGATAATCTTGGTGGGCGTCCTGGTAGTATTGTTCAG AAGTATGCAGAACGAGGTGGACCAGAATTCTTCTTCGTTGTTAACATACAA GTTCCTGGCACAACCATGTATACCTTGGCAATGTATTACATGATGAGGACTCCTCTCGAGAGCAGTCCCTTGCtcaaaaattttgttgaaggaGACGATGCCTTTAGGAATTCGAGATTTAAGCTTATACCTTACATTTCTCAG GGATCATGGATAGTCAAGCAAAGCGTTGGCAAGAAAGCATGCTTGGTTGGTCATGCACTTGAAGTACATTACTTTCGTGGAAAGAACTATTTGGAG GTAGAAATTGATGTTGGGTCTTCAACGGTGGCAAGAGGGGTGGTCAGTCTTGTTCTTGgttatttaaacaatttggTCATAGAAATGGCTTTTGTAATTCAG GGCAACACGCAAGAGGAGCTTCCTGAGATCCTTCTCGGGACATGTCGACTCAATCATTTGGATGTGGCTAAATCACTCCTTGTAAAGCCATGA
- the LOC101203839 gene encoding E3 ubiquitin-protein ligase WAV3 isoform X2, which yields MGSKWRKMKLALGLNLCVFVPRTLEDSPSLPDCDSTERFSDAALLSPAHWGSSRPSTPTPSSHGLIFSKSGSKSSKTCSICLTKLKQGGGLAIFTAECSHSFHFHCVVSNVKYGNQICPVCRAQWKEIPVQGPNLDPSPGRASVGPAGWNQNNALMTVVRRLPPPRRDLSRRLIVPLCQAPEPGVFDDDESLGNQTICAESSCNKNSADGDSTKIIQMKTYPEISAAPKSKSYDDFTVLVHLKAAAASVTRQNCAGNQASLPQFSRAPRAPVDLVTVLDISGSMAGTKLALLKRAMGFVIQNLSSSDRLSVIAFSSTARRLFPLRRMTDTGRQQALQAVNSLVANGGTNIAEGLRKGAKIMEDRREKNAVSSIILLSDGQDTYTVSGSGVNQPQPNYQLLLPLSMHAKDESGFQIPVHSFGFGADHDASSMHSISEISGGTFSFIETEAVIQDAFAQCIGGLLSVVVQELQVAIECIHPKIHLGSLKAGSYPSRLMVGGRTGFIDVGDLYADEERDFLVSVSVPVEPSSNSTPLLKVRCVYRDPITKQTTTLESDEVRIERPEMGGEPGVISVEVDRQCNRLQAAEAMAQARIAAEQGDLSGAVAILEKCRMALSQTVSAKSHDRLCVALDAELKEMQERMASRHVYEASGRAYILSGLSSHSWQRATARGDSTDSSSLVQSYQTPSMLEMLTRSQATYLGSPSAQRLVQPLLSCRSQPKPR from the exons ATGGGTAGTAAGTGGAGGAAGATGAAGCTGGCTCTTGGTTTGAatctttgtgtttttgttcCAAGAACACTTGAAGACTCTCCATCTTTACCTGATTGTGATTCTACTGAGAGATTTTCAGATGCTGCTTTGCTTTCTCCCGCACATTGGGGCTCTTCTCGCCCTTCTACACCAACTCCATCTTCTCATGGCTTAATTTTCTCTAAAAGTGGCAGCAAATCTTCAAAG ACTTGCTCGATTTGCTTAACAAAGTTGAAACAAGGAGGCGGACTTGCTATATTTACGGCTGAATGCTCACATTCCTTCCATTTTCACTGTGTCGTATCGAATGTAAAATATGGCAATCAAATATGCCCAGTCTGCAGAGCACAATGGAAAGAAATTCCTGTGCAAGGTCCCAATTTGGACCCTTCTCCTGGAAGAGCATCAGTTGGTCCTGCTGGCTGGAATCAAAATAATGCTTTAATGACTGTTGTCCGACGATTACCTCCTCCTCGAAGGGATTTGAGTCGGCGACTCATTGTTCCATTATGTCAGGCTCCCGAGCCAGGTGtatttgatgatgatgaatcaTTAGGTAACCAGACTATTTGTGCTGAAAGTTCTTGCAACAAAAATAGTGCAGATGGTGACTCCACTAAAATAATACAGATGAAAACGTATCCAGAGATTTCTGCTGCGCCAAAGTCGAAATCTTATGATGATTTCACTGTACTTGTCCATCTTAAAGCTGCTGCTGCTTCAGTTACGAGACAAAACTGTGCCGGAAATCAAGCTAGTTTGCCACAGTTTTCTCGGGCTCCTCGTGCACCAGTTGACTTAGTAACAGTTCTCGACATCAGTGGTAGCATGGCTGGTACTAAACTTGCGTTGCTAAAACGAGCAATGGGATTTGTGATACAGAATCTTAGCTCTAGTGACAGACTGTCAGTAATTGCCTTCTCCTCTACAGCTCGTCGCCTCTTTCCTCTTCGTCGGATGACTGACACAGGTCGCCAACAGGCCCTCCAGGCTGTCAATTCTTTAGTTGCAAATGGCGGAACCAATATTGCTGAAGGTCTAAGAAAGGGTGCCAAAATAATGGAAGATCGAAGGGAAAAGAATGCGGTTTCTAGTATAATACTCTTGTCAGATGGCCAGGACACGTATACGGTCAGTGGTTCGGGAGTTAACCAACCACAACCCAATTACCAGTTACTTCTTCCTCTGTCAATGCATGCTAAGGACGAGTCAGGATTCCAGATTCCTGTTCATTCTTTTGGATTTGGTGCAGATCATGATGCTTCTTCTATGCACTCAATTTCGGAGATATCTGGGGGAACCTTTTCTTTCATCGAGACTGAAGCTGTGATCCAAGATGCATTTGCACAGTGCATTGGGGGTCTCTTAAGCGTGGTGGTGCAGGAGCTGCAAGTTGCAATTGAATGTATACACCCGAAGATTCATCTTGGATCACTAAAAGCTGGAAGTTATCCAAGTCGACTGATGGTTGGTGGACGCACAGGATTTATCGATGTCGGGGACTTGTATGCTGATGAAGAGAGGGACTTTTTGGTCTCAGTGAGTGTCCCTGTAGAGCCTTCCAGCAATTCAACACCACTACTAAAAGTTAGGTGTGTTTACAGGGATCCAATCACCAAACAAACGACGACATTGGAAAGTGATGAAGTAAGGATCGAAAGGCCGGAAATGGGAGGAGAACCAGGAGTCATTTCAGTGGAAGTTGATCGACAATGCAATCGACTCCAAGCAGCGGAGGCAATGGCACAAGCAAGAATTGCAGCAGAGCAGGGGGACCTTTCTGGTGCAGTTGCCATACTAGAAAAGTGTAGGATGGCGTTGTCTCAAACCGTCTCCGCTAAATCTCACGACCGATTATGCGTTGCCTTAGATGCCGAGCTCAAGGAAATGCAAGAGAGGATGGCTAGCAGGCATGTATACGAGGCATCGGGAAGAGCATATATTCTTTCAGGACTTAGCTCACATTCTTGGCAAAGAGCAACAGCAAGAGGTGACTCAACCGATAGCTCAAGTCTCGTTCAATCATATCAAACCCCATCAATGCTAGAGATGCTTACTCGATCACAGGCTACATATCTGGGTAGCCCATCAGCACAGAGGCTTGTGCAGCCATTGTTGTCTTGTAGATCACAACCAAAACCAAGGTAA
- the LOC101203839 gene encoding E3 ubiquitin-protein ligase WAV3 isoform X1, whose protein sequence is MGSKWRKMKLALGLNLCVFVPRTLEDSPSLPDCDSTERFSDAALLSPAHWGSSRPSTPTPSSHGLIFSKSGSKSSKQTCSICLTKLKQGGGLAIFTAECSHSFHFHCVVSNVKYGNQICPVCRAQWKEIPVQGPNLDPSPGRASVGPAGWNQNNALMTVVRRLPPPRRDLSRRLIVPLCQAPEPGVFDDDESLGNQTICAESSCNKNSADGDSTKIIQMKTYPEISAAPKSKSYDDFTVLVHLKAAAASVTRQNCAGNQASLPQFSRAPRAPVDLVTVLDISGSMAGTKLALLKRAMGFVIQNLSSSDRLSVIAFSSTARRLFPLRRMTDTGRQQALQAVNSLVANGGTNIAEGLRKGAKIMEDRREKNAVSSIILLSDGQDTYTVSGSGVNQPQPNYQLLLPLSMHAKDESGFQIPVHSFGFGADHDASSMHSISEISGGTFSFIETEAVIQDAFAQCIGGLLSVVVQELQVAIECIHPKIHLGSLKAGSYPSRLMVGGRTGFIDVGDLYADEERDFLVSVSVPVEPSSNSTPLLKVRCVYRDPITKQTTTLESDEVRIERPEMGGEPGVISVEVDRQCNRLQAAEAMAQARIAAEQGDLSGAVAILEKCRMALSQTVSAKSHDRLCVALDAELKEMQERMASRHVYEASGRAYILSGLSSHSWQRATARGDSTDSSSLVQSYQTPSMLEMLTRSQATYLGSPSAQRLVQPLLSCRSQPKPR, encoded by the exons ATGGGTAGTAAGTGGAGGAAGATGAAGCTGGCTCTTGGTTTGAatctttgtgtttttgttcCAAGAACACTTGAAGACTCTCCATCTTTACCTGATTGTGATTCTACTGAGAGATTTTCAGATGCTGCTTTGCTTTCTCCCGCACATTGGGGCTCTTCTCGCCCTTCTACACCAACTCCATCTTCTCATGGCTTAATTTTCTCTAAAAGTGGCAGCAAATCTTCAAAG CAGACTTGCTCGATTTGCTTAACAAAGTTGAAACAAGGAGGCGGACTTGCTATATTTACGGCTGAATGCTCACATTCCTTCCATTTTCACTGTGTCGTATCGAATGTAAAATATGGCAATCAAATATGCCCAGTCTGCAGAGCACAATGGAAAGAAATTCCTGTGCAAGGTCCCAATTTGGACCCTTCTCCTGGAAGAGCATCAGTTGGTCCTGCTGGCTGGAATCAAAATAATGCTTTAATGACTGTTGTCCGACGATTACCTCCTCCTCGAAGGGATTTGAGTCGGCGACTCATTGTTCCATTATGTCAGGCTCCCGAGCCAGGTGtatttgatgatgatgaatcaTTAGGTAACCAGACTATTTGTGCTGAAAGTTCTTGCAACAAAAATAGTGCAGATGGTGACTCCACTAAAATAATACAGATGAAAACGTATCCAGAGATTTCTGCTGCGCCAAAGTCGAAATCTTATGATGATTTCACTGTACTTGTCCATCTTAAAGCTGCTGCTGCTTCAGTTACGAGACAAAACTGTGCCGGAAATCAAGCTAGTTTGCCACAGTTTTCTCGGGCTCCTCGTGCACCAGTTGACTTAGTAACAGTTCTCGACATCAGTGGTAGCATGGCTGGTACTAAACTTGCGTTGCTAAAACGAGCAATGGGATTTGTGATACAGAATCTTAGCTCTAGTGACAGACTGTCAGTAATTGCCTTCTCCTCTACAGCTCGTCGCCTCTTTCCTCTTCGTCGGATGACTGACACAGGTCGCCAACAGGCCCTCCAGGCTGTCAATTCTTTAGTTGCAAATGGCGGAACCAATATTGCTGAAGGTCTAAGAAAGGGTGCCAAAATAATGGAAGATCGAAGGGAAAAGAATGCGGTTTCTAGTATAATACTCTTGTCAGATGGCCAGGACACGTATACGGTCAGTGGTTCGGGAGTTAACCAACCACAACCCAATTACCAGTTACTTCTTCCTCTGTCAATGCATGCTAAGGACGAGTCAGGATTCCAGATTCCTGTTCATTCTTTTGGATTTGGTGCAGATCATGATGCTTCTTCTATGCACTCAATTTCGGAGATATCTGGGGGAACCTTTTCTTTCATCGAGACTGAAGCTGTGATCCAAGATGCATTTGCACAGTGCATTGGGGGTCTCTTAAGCGTGGTGGTGCAGGAGCTGCAAGTTGCAATTGAATGTATACACCCGAAGATTCATCTTGGATCACTAAAAGCTGGAAGTTATCCAAGTCGACTGATGGTTGGTGGACGCACAGGATTTATCGATGTCGGGGACTTGTATGCTGATGAAGAGAGGGACTTTTTGGTCTCAGTGAGTGTCCCTGTAGAGCCTTCCAGCAATTCAACACCACTACTAAAAGTTAGGTGTGTTTACAGGGATCCAATCACCAAACAAACGACGACATTGGAAAGTGATGAAGTAAGGATCGAAAGGCCGGAAATGGGAGGAGAACCAGGAGTCATTTCAGTGGAAGTTGATCGACAATGCAATCGACTCCAAGCAGCGGAGGCAATGGCACAAGCAAGAATTGCAGCAGAGCAGGGGGACCTTTCTGGTGCAGTTGCCATACTAGAAAAGTGTAGGATGGCGTTGTCTCAAACCGTCTCCGCTAAATCTCACGACCGATTATGCGTTGCCTTAGATGCCGAGCTCAAGGAAATGCAAGAGAGGATGGCTAGCAGGCATGTATACGAGGCATCGGGAAGAGCATATATTCTTTCAGGACTTAGCTCACATTCTTGGCAAAGAGCAACAGCAAGAGGTGACTCAACCGATAGCTCAAGTCTCGTTCAATCATATCAAACCCCATCAATGCTAGAGATGCTTACTCGATCACAGGCTACATATCTGGGTAGCCCATCAGCACAGAGGCTTGTGCAGCCATTGTTGTCTTGTAGATCACAACCAAAACCAAGGTAA